The genomic window GCAACCTTGCCAAGGTTGAGGTCGCGGGTTCAAATCCCGTCTCCCGCTCCATTTTTCTTTCTGGGGCCGTTAGCTCAGCCGGTAGAGCAGGTGACTCTTAATCACAAGGTCGCAGGTTCGACTCCTGCACGGCCCACCAGAGGGGCGTTACACGCGGGTCGGCGAGTGCCCCGCCGATGGTCCGCGCGGGTATAATCAGTAGTGTGCATTGTGGGCCAAGTCTGAGCCGGGCGAGTGGCGGAACTGGCAGACGCGCTGGACTTAGGATCCAGTACCGCAAGGCGTGCGGGTTCAACTCCCGCCTCGCCCACCAAACCCTCGAGAAATCAGGAACATGAGCGACGACAAAGAAAAGCAGGAACCCACCCAGGACGCGGCAATCGAAGCGGTAGCTGAGGAAGCGGCGGCCACCGAAGACAAGAAGAAAGAGAGCAAAGAAGAGGAAAAGGAATTCCAGTTCGTAGAGCCGCCCGTGTTCTCCGTAGAGCACAAGGGCGACTGTGCGTACGAGGTCAAGGTAACCATTCCAGCAGCCAATCGCGCCAAGAAGGCGGAGGAAGTCTTCGAGGAATTGCAGCGGGACGCGGATGTTCCGGGGTTCCGGCGCGGCCGGGTCCCCCGCAAGGTGCTGGAGAAGAAATTCGGGAAGGCCATCCGCGAGGACGTCGTGGACAAGCTGGCCGCCGCCGCTTTCTTCAAGCTCCTCAAAGACGAAGAACTCAAGGCGATGGCGTATCCAGATATTGACGGGCTGGACGAGGCCAAAGCTCTCGGCCCCGAGATGCCGCTCGACTTGGTGTTCAAGTTCGAGGTCATGCCGCGCGTGACGCTCGGCGAGTACAAGGGCGTGCCCGTGGAGCGGCCTGTTGTTACCGTCGAGGATGCGGATATCGAGGCGTCGGTCCTGGACCTGCGGCGGCGCTTTGCCCTCTATGAAACCGTCGCGGACGCGCAAGCCGCCGACGGCGATCAGGTGATTATCGATTTCCACGGCCAAGTGGACGGACAGGATTTCCCCGGCAATCGCGCCGAGAACTATCCCTATATCCTGGGCACAAAGCGGTTCTTCCCGGAATTTGAGGAGGTCCTGCGCGGCGCGGCGACGGGCGCAACCGTCGAGTGCGACGTAACCTTCTCCGAGAACGACCGCGCCCGGGAGCTGGCCGGAAAAGCAGCCCACTATACCATCAAGGTCAACGAAATCAAGCGCCGCCAAGTGCCGGAGCTAACAGACGAATTCGCGCGACAGGCCGGTTACGAGAGTGCCGCGGACCTGCGCGACAAGGTGGCCGATGGCCTGCGCAGCGGCTCGAGCGCGCAGAGCGACCAGGTGGCGGAACAGGTCGCCGTGGCGAAAATCGTGGAGAGCAGCTCGTTCGAGATTCCCGCGTCGCTGCTCGAATCGCTGGCGAAAGACCACTACGACGAGGAATTGCAGCGTTTACGCCGGATGCACATCCCGATGAGCGAAATTGAAGCGCGCGAAGAAGCGTTGCGCGCGGAAGCGCGGCAAGAAGCCGAGCGCGGACTTAGAGAGTTCCTGGTGCTGCGCGAAATTGCGCGCGCCGAGAAGGTCGAAGTCACGGACGAGGATTTTGTGGAGGAAGCCGAGGCGATCAGCCGGCGCACCGGCACGGAAGTCGCCGCGGTCCGCAGTTTCATGGATAAAGAAGAGCATAAGGACGACTACACGGAACGTTTGCTCCGCCGCAAGGCGCTGGCCTTTGTCATGCAGCACGCCCAGATTACGAATAAGGAACTGCCGCACGAGGAAGATGAGGCGCAAGATGGGCAAGCCTAACCCCGAACCCGGCGCGTTGTCTCTGCGGCATTCTGCCTTGACGCTCGAGGGCGGCGCGACTGCGTCGCCGCGCGCCGTGACTATCTACGAGCAGACCAGCCGCGGCGACCGGCCCTATGACATCTACTCGCGCCTGCTTGCCGACCGGATTATTTTCCTCGGCATGCCTATCGACGACTATGTCGCCAACTACATCATCGCGCAGCTGCTGTTTCTCGAGGCGGAAGACCCGGACAAGGACATCAACATCTACATCAACACGCCGGGCGGCAGCGTGACGGCGGGGCTGGCCATCTACGACACCATGCAGTTCGTCAAGCCGGATATCTGCACCATCTGTCTCGGTCAGGCCGCCAGCATGGGCGCGGTGCTGATGGCCGCCGGAACCAAGGGCAAGCGCTTCGCGCTTCCCTATTCCCGGTTTTTGCTGCACCAGTTGATGGGCGGGGTCCACGGCCAGGCCGCGGACATCGAAATCCAGGCCCGGGAAATCGTTCGCGTCGGCGAGATGATCGATGAAATCCTCGTGAAGCACACGGGCCAGCCGATCGAAGTGATCCGGCACGACAGCGACCGCGATTTCTTCATGGGCGCGCAGGAAGCCAAGGCCTACGGCCTCGTCGATGAGGTCATGGTCCGTACGCACCTCAAGCGGTGAAGCGCCGCCCGCCGGGGCTCACGCCGCGCGCCGCAACTCGACCGAGAACGATAGGCGTGGAATCTCCAGCCGGGACCGCGTTTCATCCAGCGGCGTGATCACCACTTCGCCGGTTCGACCGTCCGGCCCGGTCATCTCGAGCAGGACATTCGAGTCTCGTTCTTCCTTGAGGCGCATGGCGCCGCCCAGCCCATCGAAGAACACCGCTTCGTCCGACGGGCGAAACTCGACCGTGAAGGACTGGCCCTTGATCTCGCCCGACCACGTGCCCTCGAGGGTGTCGTACAGGCTGCTCCCGCAGCCGGCCATGACAGAGACCAGGCAGAAGCACGCCGGGAGAAGAGGGGCGCAACGGAAGAGACGGCGAACGGGCATGGCTCGAAGCGATATGCTTATATTCGGCATAGCGGCATAATCAGGCTGTTTATTCATGGGTCAATACGAAAACGCCCCGGCCCGGCATGTTGGGCGCGAGACGGGTACGGCACGAGTGTATCATCCCGCGGCGGCTGGAAAAAGTTGCACGAATCTGGTGGCCCAGGGAGTGCGCCGCTGGAGCGAAGGCTGTCCTCCCCCCTTCCTCGGGGGCATGAGCGGAGCAGAGACCAATATTCTTGTGTCCACAATCTTCCGTTTCGTCCACGCGGCGCGGGCCGGGGGCGCACCGCGCAGCGAGTCAGGTGGCGCCGAAGGGTTGCGTTTCATGGAACCTGCACGCATGTTGGCGTATGGTAAGCATAGAACAAAGCTTGCGTTAGACAGGCGTTTGTTGGCACAATAAGGGGGTCTATGTTGCGA from Candidatus Hydrogenedentota bacterium includes these protein-coding regions:
- the tig gene encoding trigger factor, coding for MSDDKEKQEPTQDAAIEAVAEEAAATEDKKKESKEEEKEFQFVEPPVFSVEHKGDCAYEVKVTIPAANRAKKAEEVFEELQRDADVPGFRRGRVPRKVLEKKFGKAIREDVVDKLAAAAFFKLLKDEELKAMAYPDIDGLDEAKALGPEMPLDLVFKFEVMPRVTLGEYKGVPVERPVVTVEDADIEASVLDLRRRFALYETVADAQAADGDQVIIDFHGQVDGQDFPGNRAENYPYILGTKRFFPEFEEVLRGAATGATVECDVTFSENDRARELAGKAAHYTIKVNEIKRRQVPELTDEFARQAGYESAADLRDKVADGLRSGSSAQSDQVAEQVAVAKIVESSSFEIPASLLESLAKDHYDEELQRLRRMHIPMSEIEAREEALRAEARQEAERGLREFLVLREIARAEKVEVTDEDFVEEAEAISRRTGTEVAAVRSFMDKEEHKDDYTERLLRRKALAFVMQHAQITNKELPHEEDEAQDGQA
- a CDS encoding ATP-dependent Clp protease proteolytic subunit, translated to MGKPNPEPGALSLRHSALTLEGGATASPRAVTIYEQTSRGDRPYDIYSRLLADRIIFLGMPIDDYVANYIIAQLLFLEAEDPDKDINIYINTPGGSVTAGLAIYDTMQFVKPDICTICLGQAASMGAVLMAAGTKGKRFALPYSRFLLHQLMGGVHGQAADIEIQAREIVRVGEMIDEILVKHTGQPIEVIRHDSDRDFFMGAQEAKAYGLVDEVMVRTHLKR